Genomic window (Drosophila sulfurigaster albostrigata strain 15112-1811.04 chromosome 2R, ASM2355843v2, whole genome shotgun sequence):
GTGTCTCTGTGAATCTCCTGACGCCCTCGGGCACTGCGCTCCACGAGGCAGCGCTGTGTGGCAAGGAGAATGTGGTGCGCACTTTATTACGAGCTGGCATCGATCTGTCGGCCACCGACAACGAGGGACGCACTGCTCTCGACATACTACGAGAATTTCCACCACACGTGACCAAGCACATAATCGCAGTGATTAACAgtacgtatgcgtaatatgagTGAATTTAATTGACTACAATAGAGGAAGATTAAGCAGATTGCAAGAAAacttttgatatttgattCGTTCATATTGAAATAGCTTTAAAAGagataaaagtgaaattgcaCATTCTATTTACTACATcaacattacgtatacgtaatataaaaACTTATAAGTAATGTCAACATGTAAACAGATAACACAAAATGCAAGTATGAATAAAGACAGATTAGCTTAGATTAGTTGAGAACTATATCTAAATTCAATTGCTTATTCGAAATCCAAAGAAAGtcaacattgcgtatacgtaacgttaACAAGGTAAACCCATTTTaaaaagcaatatttttatGCAGATTAGTTAATTTCAGCAGTCATTATTCAGATTAATTCACAGTGATttttattctgaaaatataattcaagcacaacaacattgcgtatacttaatgaaaccaaaaaattaacttagaatataaagtaaaaaaaagcattttcaTGCAGATCAGTTAAACAATTTCTGCAGCCACTATTCAGATTAATTCACAGCGATTCATATTCTGAAAATGGTATTAAAGCACACCAACGTTGCGTATGAAGCAAACGAAGTAAGCTCATAATGAacagataaaaaaaatgtttgtagaACAACTTTAATTCACATAATAATCAGAGCAATTATAATTCTGAAGAACCACTATCAGAAAACAACACGCACTTGCATGCGATTATTTCCAATAAATTGCTGACACATCTGTCAGATCGGAACTCTGAGCGCTGATTAAACTAGTTgacttatatataatttatacgTATCTGTTATCTATTGGCACAGCTTTAATGACCACTCTCTGTGGTCACAGTCCAGATGTGTCATTTTATATGACTGTTtgacattgcgtatacgcaatatgtGCAGAAGCGTTTCTCTgcaattcaatatataataaatacatgcAACTCTTCTCTTGATAGATTTTCGTCACCAAATGGAGACAGATGACGGCGACGAAGTCATCTATCGCCAGCACTCAAGCTCGGGGCGTGGCAGCCAGGGCGGCAACCAGCCGCAATCGCAGCAACACAACAGCTACAATCACTATCACTTCAACTCCAACAATCACTTGCTGAACCACTCGCACTCCATGCAGCAGTCTGGCTACAGCAAGCAGAGACTTAGCGCTGGGAATGGAGCTCACTACAATGGCGGCAAGTCACTGGACAGCGCTCTCCAGCCCGAGGACAGATTCTATCAGGAACTCAATGCGCACTCGCCGCTGCACATACAAAAGTAAGTTCAGAATAATGTCTTCTATTCACTTTACTAAACTTGTTTGTCTTGCAGTGACATTGGCGGTGGCTACAGCGTGAGTCCTTCGTCCTCGCTGAGCAGCTTCGAGCCAGCCTCTGTGTCACCGCGTTCCCGCTGCTCTACCGGAACAGGAACAGGCAATCAGCCGCTGCAGATGAGCACCTTTGCACCCAGCGGACCTCCTAAGAAGCCGCCACGTCGCAATCTCTCAGTGTCGCCAACGCACGCTGGACCTGGGCAGCAATTCAGCTACAGCTCGCCATCGAGTCAGGGCACAGCGCAGGGTCAGGGACaaggacaacagcagcgacgacgTCCGCCACCCACCGACAGTCCGTATTCGCATCAGAGTCACGGCAGCGTTGGCGGCATGAGCTTCGACGAGACGCAGCTGAGGGAGCGACAGCGCAGCGATCGACTCTACGCCAGCGCCAGACAGAGCACGCGATCAGCGGTGACGGGTGGCATGAATCTCAGTTCCAGCAGTGAGTAATCTTTgtactctctctctattcGTATTAATCATTCAATCCCTTTCCTTCTCTTCCCCTTAGATGACATGCTGGATCGTCAGTGCAGCAGCTCGGAGCTGAACAGCGAGACGAGCGTGCAGAACTCGAGTGGCGAGTCGCCTGCTCCCACCACCAACTCGATGAAGCGTCCGATTCCTGCGCAGCGCAGCGCCTCAACCAAGCTGTCCAAGGAGCTGCTCAAGTCCTGCGAGAATGCTACACTCAAGTCGTATAATCCCAATCGCAAACTCAAACGCAATCGCAACAGCTGGTGAGTACCAAGTCtttcaattttctttgttgatcttcaattcaattcttctctctctcaaaGCTCTCTCAATGTGGCTGATAAATCAGAGGTCGGCGAGCAGAACTGTGATCCCAAGCAGCAAATCCCGAGCAGTCCCACGCACTACAAGCAACCACCGACCCCGGATCATCCGCCTCCCAGCTCCAGCCAGGCGGAGCGCACCATTCACGAGCGCATTCGTCCGCTGAGCCAGGAGTACAAACGTCGCTCGgcgttgctgcaactgcaggCGGCGCAGCAGCTGATGATCGAGACGGGCTCGTCGCCATCGAAGCTGTTGCCCACTCTGAGCACGCCTGGCTACGATTACGATGACACGGTGACCGTGGTGCCTCGCTGTCCGGCTCCCTCGTCGGGCTCCTTGAGCTCCAGCATCTCGTGCTCGGATCACAGTCTCTCGTTATCCACGGACTACGTGGAGGAGTTTGTCAGCGATGTGCCTTTCGCTGGTTTATTAAAGGGAGCCACGCAGACGCACAAGGGGCAGGAGCAGACGCAGCAGGAGGTGCCTCGTATCATGCGTCCACCCATCGCCACCAAACCTCAGGTGCCGGAGCGCAAGTTTGTGAAGCCCCCGACGACGCCGACGCAGCAGAGTGCGGAGATTAAGCTGGAGACCAATGGCAATGCTAATGGTCCGACTAAAGTGGCAAACGAAAAGTCGCCGGCGAAGTCATCAGCCAGATCTCCATCAAGATCTCCTGGCAAGTCGCCAGCAAAGTCACCCATCAGCGGACAGTCGATAGCGCGCAACTCGCTGAATCTGCTGAGTCCGTTCAATGCGGAGGAGGCGCGCAAAAAAGATCTCCGAGATCATTGAGAACTTTGGCAGCGGCATTCTCAACACCAACATCACGCCCACCCACGACATCGAGCTGGACTTTGAGGATCTCGAGGTGCTGCCTGAGCGTCGCGAGTTGGCCGTCAGACTGCGCAATGCTGGTCTCCTGCACTTGGAGAGGATTCTCTTCGAGAACGGCTACGACAACTACAAGTTTGTGGTAAGTAGGAAGTCTTCATCCTCTTTGACTGAGTTCTCACAATGTTCTTTGCAGCGCAATGTGTTCGAGGAGCCGGACATTCCGTTGCTGCACATTCCGGAACGCGATGCCGCCAAGCTGCTGCGCTTTGTAGAGACTTTGCCGCCGGCGGAGTTTCTGCCTCAGGTGCCTCTGAAAACGCAGCAGGAGAACAAGCAACAAGGCGTGGCCAGCCTGCAGCAGTGGCTGCACAGCATCTCTTTACCCGAGTACCTCGAGTTCTTCAAGTGAGTTCAGCCATCGGAATCAATACTCTAAACTCTTCTAACCACATCTCCTCCTTTAGCAAACATTTGTACAACACCATCGAGAGCGTTTGCGGCGTTTGGGATGTGGAACTGCAAACGGTGCTGGAGATCAACAAGCTGGGTCATCGACGTCGCATCCTGCAATCCTTGGCTTTCATTCGCCAGATGCGCGAGTCGAAGTCGCAGAAGACGCCGCTGGCCGAGAACAACGAAACTAACAAGATGACATCGAATGGAAATAAGGAGGCGACTCCAGCTGCACCTGCTTCGAGCTCCGGTAACCATCAAGCACCTacagcaaacacaaatgcGTTGCCACATCGCAATTCCATCACAGGGTACCGCAAAAATCGGTGAGTTGATGAAGAGAATACAAATTCACTCCAAACTTTCCTTCATTCCTTCTTTTAGCAAATAATAGGAATTCATGAATTTACGAATTATATTTACACCAAATTCCATCAGTGAATTATATTAGAAGTCTTCCTCAAATCCACTAAAACCAACATTATATTTTCTCTATtactttattaaatgaaaCCGATTTCATTGTCCTCATACCTCTGTCGAGTTAATGTGAAATTTCGCAATGAGATGCAGGCAAATGATAAAAGATTTTGAGCAATTTAGTAACCACCCTAATGTTCTCTTTTAAACAGccctgctcctcctcctcccttgGCTGCGGTACAAAAGGCGGCAACTGCCCCGCTGCAGATACGTGCTTCCCTCGGAGCTGCTGCTGGGATTGCCGGCCAGCATGCGCTCCACTCAGTGGCGCCACTCGGCGCAAACTCTCCTCAACGAGAACATCAAATACGAGGTTCAGGTAAGTCTTAGAAGCAACACTTCCATTTGAACACACTTAAATACTCCTCAATTTGACAGTACCTCGGCTCAACGGTTGTGAAAGAACTGCGTGGCACCGAGTCCACCAAGAAGTCCATACAGAAGCTGAAGGCCTGCTCCGGCGAGGGACAAGAAGAGATTGCCAAGCAGGGCGCGCCACTCACGCTGGCTATTTGCCACCGCGGCGTGGAGTTCATCGATGTGGCAAGCAAGGTTAGTTGCAGCAAAACAGCAATTAAGCAAATTCCATACTAATCTCTCTTCGATTGCAGCGCATTATTTGCGAGCACGAAATACAGAACATCAATTGTGCCTGCCAGGACTCCGAGGATCTGCGGCACTTTGCCTACATCACCAAGGAGCTGGACATGCACTATTGCCACGTGTTCCTGGTGCCTAGTACGGTAAGTGAAGAGAAGTTTACTCCCTTTAAAGAGACCTTATCATTGTTTTACTTTAGGACTTGGCCAGCGAGATCATCCTCACTTTAGGTCAGGCCTTTGAGGTGGCCTATCAGCTGGCATTGAGGGATGGCATCGCCACAACCCCCCGCGCTTCTCCTCGACAACGGCATGCTCCAGGGCGAATTCTGCGGCGCTGGCGGTGGCAGCAAATAGAGCCACGAGCTGGCCACCACCGaggcccaacaacaacagaaacaacaacaaatgctggCCAGCCAGACTTTGGCCAACAGATCGATTGCTCggagtcgcagtcacagtcggAGTCGCAGTCTGTGCGCCAAACTCTTTTGCTTGACCAACTACGGAGCGCTGTTCAAGCTCTAGTCGGAGCAGCTTCTAATGATCTAATCTAATAATCCTTGTATCCTAGTCTCCTAGTCCTTGCGCATTTGACTTTTATACagagtttttattatttatttgtaacgATCAAAACGAACAAAGACTTTTAAAGgcacaattttttaaatgacgTGAAATGACATGAACTTCCAGTCAATCATGAAGCATCAATCATCAATCATTTGAAGCGCAAATAATGCATTTAATCTtcgcaattgcatttaattatactTGATAATATTGTATGAATGTTTTAGACAATTTTAGCTATATCCGACTAACTATCGAATCGAaggaaatttattaaaaatattaacaaattatgGGCATATTGgcatataaacaattttattgatgtTGACGAATCGGAAATTAATAATTGCTGCGTTTGGAAAGCAATGGAAAATtcatatcgatatatcgaataaatatttatatatatatgtatactattaATGAGAATATTACAAATTGGCTATATACAAGCGAGAAGTGAACGAAGGAAGCACAATGATGATTATTCAACGGGACAATGCGTGttgttatataattttaaataaatcaaacataCATTTAACAcagaaaaatcaacaaaatatatatctatgtaaATCGAATGCTAAACTCTAATCAAAGTAAAATACAACGCAAGCGAAAGTTATAAGCAAATTGTGCTTACAAAATAAACTATCAATAATTcgtaaaattaattgaaacgAGGCATCTTCtagaaaagttttcaaatgttttaaGCTAGTCCtttagttgttttttcttggtaattaatttaaggcaaagccttgttgttgtttgtcatttgttttaactcataattattgattaacttatcataatttatttcaattctcGACATTTTCTATCGATGTGTGCAAATGCTTTAAATGTTAGCCTGCTTTATGGTACAAGAAATGTTCATAATAAAAAGTACCTATCcataaaaagaagaacaaataaattgactAATAATACTATGTAATTGTGCATTCTCTGCAAAGTTTGTTATTCGCATAAACTATATCTATAAACACATGAAAACCCCAAACCCCAAACATacgataaatatatataacatttacCCAGACAGGCTAGCGCATaactaatgaaatttaatagcaaactatgcataaataaatatagcaaaatcGAACAAAaaccccaacaacaacacaaatacaaatgaatgaaaaaaagatataaaaaataaacatgtttaccgaaaaaaaaaaaaaaaaaaaagaaaaataaaacctaAATGGAAACCTGTAAACCTGATTTGTCTTCGTCAAATTGCATAAACAagtttatcaaaaatatactacaaccgaataaatgaaaaaacaatttaaataaactttaaacacacacaactaacaagaagaagaagtagaagaaggaggaggagaaaaagaagaacaaatACGATTActattactaaataaatgcataaataaattcaagttgTCTGTAATTAAATGTCTcgctatctctatctctttgaCACTCGCTACGACTATCTTCTGCTCCATCTGCAACTCTGCAACTCTAATATGCCACAGAGCGGGGTCAGTGCTGCAGTTAAACGCCTCATGTCAATTAGGCCGCACTTTCCCACAGGCCTCTGCCATAACTTGCAACGTTCCATCTCCAGCTCCATCTGCAACATCGGACTTCGAGTCCGACTCCGAGTCGAGTACAGAACGCAGATCATTTACACAAATTGACCGCAAGCcggttttttttctctcttggAGTGCGTCTTGTTGGTTTTTATAAGGCTAAATGCGTTAAGCATTTGATCATACGAATATTAATTGGCAAACACCAAAGCGCAGAGCTCCAGGCCTCGCAACTCGAGGCCTCGTTGGACTCTCGCTAATGTTGCCAGCAATAAGTTGCGGCGTGCGTCAAATGTTGCCAAGCGACAACACGATAGCGCAATAGTTGGCAacgcgactgcgactgcgaatgggaatgggaatggggaaTGTGGAAGAGTGAGagggatggatggatggacaTGCGAGAGATGTCTGGTTGTTTGATGCGAGCAGCCAGAATGACGACGAGTGTGTGATGCTGCCGCCTCTTGCGTTTAACggtttaaattatttctgtGCAACCCGCTAGCGTGCACACAGCTTAtcacaatttcattattacaagtactattattattattacgctTTCGTATGCTATAAATTCaaagagtgagacagagacggagataGCGCacttgtaattgaaattgcgtGACTTTATTCTTTGATTTCGCATTGCCGAATAACGAaagccaattgccaattgtcTGATTCGTCCGGAAGCTCACTGACGAAAGCTTtctaccttgtataattgtatcatgaaCAGTACAAAGCAGCTGACAACAACGTTACACACATATCTCTGTGTATACACATTTcgacacacaccgacacacgcacacatgcatcGCACGAAACTTTCGGCGAGCTTTCGCTTTAACTGCcagcaacacacaaacaaacaagcgacGCTGTCGTCGATGCTGTGCCCCTGTTACGAGAGTGAGCAAGCAGCGCAATGTTTGCCCAGCCCTTGTGAAAACGAGCAAAAATACGAGcacaaataaatgtgtatCCATAATTGAGCGAGACAGCAAACATTTGCTGTGCTGCTCTTCACGTGTATCGAAAGCTATTGCCGCCGTCAGCGTCGCCGCCCCCCTCCCTGCTGCGTGTGCTGCGCGCCTGCTGGAAATTGTACCAAAAATCGCCGTTCGTCAATAAAATCGCGCATCTGGCGAGTCGCCGAAACGCTAGCGATTCCCCCAATCTCTCTGCGGACTCACTCGCTCTGCTCATGAGGGAAGTGCTTTATTCACAATATCGTggcatttgtgtgtttgtatcgTATTTCTATAGCTAATATCCCAATATTCTTTCCCTGCAAAAGTTAATGCAGTGGTCCTCGTTGTAGAATCGATTGCGATTCCCACCACAATTCGAGTGCACAAATATCTCACAGCGATTGTGCCTGGGGTGGAAATACCACAGCTCCGTGTGACCTTTGCAATGACCGTACTCTGGCTTGGCATTGCAAATGCCTGCAAATACACGGGTTGACCTTAAAGTGGAAGAACATATTCTGCGTAAAGTATTAAGACTCACGTGCTCTTAGCATTAAGTTGATTGCGTATTCCTCTTTATTCGACCGAACGCATATCAAAGACAACGCCCATATGTACAATACTATACCCAAGAGCTGTTTCATTTCGAACTGAATTTAGGAACTGTTTATTTTCCGCTTCGACAGTTTTCTTATATAGCACGAAATTAGAGGTAATGGAAATGTGTTTCCTAATCAGCAAATCAACTCATTAGAACACTTACAACTTTCGCTTTTAGTTAGAAAAAAAACTTACACGATTGTAGAGGTAATTACTCATCTATTTACTAAAGAATACCATTTGACTTTAAAGTGTCAATGAACCATCTGAAAATCTTTCGCTTTGCATAACACTATGTCTATTATCTCATCATTACAATTtcgattattatatttacaaaagattaaaaatttatCTATCTTGAAAGTGTCAATGAACCAACTGAAAACTTTTTCGAAATTAAACAATCTTTCTACTTATCTAAAACTATATCTTTAATCATTTATATcttataagtttttaatatcattactattttaattatacttttttctttaattgttCCATTGCCGACGAAACGCAAAAGTCCTCGCACTCTTCTTTGGAGAAGAAGCGATTGGTGTTGCCCCCACAGTTGGAGTAGACAAAAGTACTGCACTGTTTCTTATAGATGTCATAGTACCACATTTTGCGGTGACCTCCGCACTTGCCATACTTGGCTCTCTTCAGACACACAGCTAGAGAAGTAAATCAGAAAATAAGTCAACTTGATAAGGTTATTTATAACATATCCTAACTAATTCACCTTTTCGTACAATATCCCAGCGCAGGGAAACATCCGGGACATCGTCCTGAGCAATGGTTAAGCAAGGAAAGCTGACCAACAGGATAACCAGGAGTAAAGCAAACAAGCGCGACATTCTTAAAGAAGTTATTGTTATAGAAAGAAAGAATTAAACTGAATAAATTCGCAATTGCAACTTGAATTTATAGCAAGTTTAATATTCATTCAGTACTATCTTGAGTCAATCCCCCGTTGCTGACAACTGTTTTTGAAAGAGATTCTGATAGAAAACCATTGTTGGCCACAAAACACCTACGATTAATGTGCGATGTTTAATGAGTCTAACCATTGCTCAATCTGTAATCACAAGACAAAATTACGAGTATATTcgtttttttcaatatttgtattcaCAGTCGACCGGTTGAgcagttagttagttagttagcaAGTGAGCAAgcgaattcaattaaatttctcaATAAATTACAAGTGCAAAAACGCATGCACTCgaagaaaagcaaatattataaattgaaatagatGAAATGCGTAAATTTAGTGAGATGTTTTACattatttgtacattttaaaaatgggaaattagatttataaaataaaattaatttgtgagTGATCCAATTTATCTCAGTGCATTGACTTGACTTCGAGTTCAGTTCAGTGCTGTGCTGCATACTTAGATGCATGAAGAGTGCAAGCTGTGTGAACTGGTCCGCTGTGTAAACCGGTACTTAGTACACAACGAAACGGACGGGGAGTATTACGCAATCTCTCTCAGGCGCACATCACACACGCATACCATCGCATTACACATACGCCGAGTGGGACATACATAGAGACATGTCTCTCGCATTTTTTCATCTCTCGCAACGAAATCGAAAACGCAACGAAAACATCGGAAAATCGAAATTCTAGATCAAGGCcaatccacacacactcgcacacactcacttcAATGTTTATCAAAGTGCAAACACACGCAACATgcgtaaaaaataaataaactgaaacTTGTTTGCCATTTGGAGGAGGATGCTTGGCCAAGTCGACTGCTTGACTGGCTGTCGGGCTGGTCAGACGCAGGCGAAAACTGGGCCAAAAGGAAGCACTGTCAATTGCATTGAATAAATTGCAATCTAAATCAATTTTGTCatttaacaatttgcatttggaaATTACAAGACAAAACACTTAGCAGCACTTACTCGATGCTGACAGGGCCACAGGCTTGGGagtccgactccgactccgtcACCGACTTTTGGGGCGGCAACCCCAATTGCCagtccacaaaaaaaaacgatatatGAGTGCGAGTTGAAGGTTCCACAGAAGCATTAGcgaatattacaaaaataataataaatattcatagcAATTTATGCAtcagctttaaatttatgtgcCTCAAGCCAAAGGTTAATAATACAGTAAAAAATATCGAAACAAAAGTGATTGTAGGAGGAgttgaaactgaaattgagcCATAATTCTATTAActtaatacttttttaatgttcaatgcaaatttcaaatgcaattgtgAAGAGCATTAAAATAGTTATTTGGCCATTTAAGGTCTGAGGCAAGTGCAACATCGTGTGCAGCACGTCAAGGCCAAAGGGAAGATCTGATCGAGGTGGAGATAACATTTTTGGATAGGCAGCGAATTAATGGTTTAACGCTTTCGGCTGTCGATTTCCGACTGTCGACTCTCGACTATCAACTATCGACTGTCGAATGTCGCACGCAAATGAAGCACtggaatattttgcaattattgctaataaaaatgtttatggctaatgccgatgtcgatgtcgatggcgatgCGATGCCCATTGGCCGATGACTTCTGCTGGGGCGATATGAATCACCATAAATCCAAGTGaggtataaatatttatcgtGATTTTATAATCATGCCAACCAAATTGCCTTGCATGCTccgcagcaaccacagcaaccacagcaactgcaaccacaaccacaactgCGAGCACATTTGGCATGCGTGAGAATCGCACGCAGAGCAACTGACCAATGgccacattttctttttttatggcaGGCAAATTTAGCAAACACTGTGACggtgactgcgactgtgattTGAATGGCGCAGATAAAAAAGGTCGCGCGGTCTTAGAAAGTGGGTTAATTAAGCAAGCAGGAGACCAACAACCAACGAAGAGAACAACACTTCGATGGACCTCACAGTGCTCCAATAAAACATAACGCATTGGAATGCCCAAAAACTTGACCTCAAATGCCGACTGTCCGACAGTCGAAAGAAGGAGCAACAAGCTGAGGACTGAGGACGTTGCTCGCGCACACGTCACGGTTAATTGGGCATTCAAATGTCAAGTTCAATTTTGGGCTACATTAGCGTTACCTATAAAAGGGCCGTTCCTCTCTGCGCCGCATAAAATGAGAtttattgttgcatttgcctttgcctgttgcctgttggttgttgtcggtggcatgcagcatgccTGCTGCCTGTTGAATGCGACTGCATAAATTGCTTTTGGGGCACGGTTGCAACtgccactgcaactgcaactgtgcAACTGTGCAACTGGTGGCAATGGTCCAGTGATCAGCGGACCGCAAAAACAATTGGCCAAAAGAGCCACCCGATAGCCACTCGTTTGGCATTTaacttttgaataatttggCCAGCCCAAAAGGCAGCATAAATTGGAATATCATTATTAGCCTAATGATATCTCCCTCCCCTTCCGTTTCTTGACTTACTCGTGCCACAAACCACATCCTAATGCACTTTATTAATCTTGCCCCTTATGACATTGACGCGCCACATCCGATTTATGTGCACAGCCATAAAAGGAGCTCAAGTGCAACTGGTTAATACTCTAGCCGAGGGATGCACAGTTAAGTCATCAATTGTGGAATGCACttcgaaaatatatacacagaaagaaaacagTGATGAAATCGGCAATGAAATTTGAATCAAGATTATATGATGCCATTCATTGTTTAATGaaagtttattcttaaatcaacatcaacaatctaaagagaaattcaaattataatctTGTATCAAGATTGAAAAAACTCAAAATAGAACGAAGAAGGCAAATCTTAAATCGAGAAATCATCCATTTTAAATTAGATTGCATTTtaggaaacaacaacaaaaattgagcGTGTGTTTTAAATCATTCATTCGTTCATTTTGTATGTTGTCTAATATTCTTGAAGCATTAGTTACCCTTTTATATAAGCACCGATGATAGTTTGAGCCTATAAATCTTATTTCAATGATTTCTCcattatttaaaacttttcaaactaaatttttctctctgtgtactCAATACTTGAGTATCTTTTGTCTATCAGTAAACTTTTATGCTCAGCCATCAAATGCTTGCTCAAATCTATGACTCTCATTAAAACTA
Coding sequences:
- the LOC133839014 gene encoding protease inhibitor carrapatin-like is translated as MSRLFALLLVILLVSFPCLTIAQDDVPDVSLRWDIVRKAVCLKRAKYGKCGGHRKMWYYDIYKKQCSTFVYSNCGGNTNRFFSKEECEDFCVSSAMEQLKKKV
- the LOC133837766 gene encoding kunitz-type serine protease inhibitor 2-like — translated: MKQLLGIVLYIWALSLICVRSNKEEYAINLMLRARICNAKPEYGHCKGHTELWYFHPRHNRCEIFVHSNCGGNRNRFYNEDHCINFCRERILGY
- the LOC133836635 gene encoding LOW QUALITY PROTEIN: ankyrin repeat and SAM domain-containing protein 1A (The sequence of the model RefSeq protein was modified relative to this genomic sequence to represent the inferred CDS: deleted 3 bases in 3 codons) translates to MGKDQEFLEAARNGNISHIEKVLSQKGKRAGPLASLRRTGVNVQDSGGYSALHHACLNGHEDIVRLLLAHEASTNLPDSRGSSPLHLAAWAGETDIVRLLLTQPYRPANANLQTIEQETPLHCAAQHGHTGALALLLSHDADPNMRNSRGETPLDLAAQYGRLQAVQMLIRAHPELISHLSTAAVESATPSPSSPSSPSRHIFPHTCLHLASRNGHKNVVDVLLAAGVSVNLLTPSGTALHEAALCGKENVVRTLLRAGIDLSATDNEGRTALDILREFPPHVTKHIIAVINNFRHQMETDDGDEVIYRQHSSSGRGSQGGNQPQSQQHNSYNHYHFNSNNHLLNHSHSMQQSGYSKQRLSAGNGAHYNGGKSLDSALQPEDRFYQELNAHSPLHIQNDIGGGYSVSPSSSLSSFEPASVSPRSRCSTGTGTGNQPLQMSTFAPSGPPKKPPRRNLSVSPTHAGPGQQFSYSSPSSQGTAQGQGQGQQQRRRPPPTDSPYSHQSHGSVGGMSFDETQLRERQRSDRLYASARQSTRSAVTGGMNLSSSNDMLDRQCSSSELNSETSVQNSSGESPAPTTNSMKRPIPAQRSASTKLSKELLKSCENATLKSYNPNRKLKRNRNSCSLNVADKSEVGEQNCDPKQQIPSSPTHYKQPPTPDHPPPSSSQAERTIHERIRPLSQEYKRRSALLQLQAAQQLMIETGSSPSKLLPTLSTPGYDYDDTVTVVPRCPAPSSGSLSSSISCSDHSLSLSTDYVEEFVSDVPFAGLLKGATQTHKGQEQTQQEVPRIMRPPIATKPQVPERKFVKPPTTPTQQSAEIKLETNGNANGPTKVANEKSPAKSSARSPSRSPGKSPAKSPISGQSIARNSLNLLSPFNAEEARKKISEIIENFGSGILNTNITPTHDIELDFEDLEVLPERRELAVRLRNAGLLHLERILFENGYDNYKFVRNVFEEPDIPLLHIPERDAAKLLRFVETLPPAEFLPQVPLKTQQENKQQGVASLQQWLHSISLPEYLEFFNKHLYNTIESVCGVWDVELQTVLEINKLGHRRRILQSLAFIRQMRESKSQKTPLAENNETNKMTSNGNKEATPAAPASSSGNHQAPTANTNALPHRNSITGYRKNRPAPPPPLAAVQKAATAPLQIRAPSELLLGLPASMRSTQWRHSAQTLLNENIKYEVQYLGSTVVKELRGTESTKKSIQKLKACSGEGQEEIAKQGAPLTLAICHRGVEFIDVASKRIICEHEIQNINCACQDSEDLRHFAYITKELDMHYCHVFLVPSTDLASEIILTLGQAFEVAYQLALRDGIATTPRLLLDNGMLQGEFCGAGGGSK